Proteins encoded in a region of the Procambarus clarkii isolate CNS0578487 chromosome 28, FALCON_Pclarkii_2.0, whole genome shotgun sequence genome:
- the LOC138369487 gene encoding repetin-like has product MLTDVEVLRGKILRGQARKIATLRRGRSPHSDAEDRHTQTRKIATLRRGRSPHSDAEDRHTQTRKIATLRRGRSPHSDEEDRPTQTRKIATLRQGRSPHSDEEDRHTQTRKIATLRRGRSPHSDEKDRHTQTRKIATLRRGRSPHSDEEDRPTQTRKIATLRQGRSPHSDEEDRHTQTRKIATLRRGRSPHSDKEDRHTQTRKIAPLRRGRSPHSDKEDRPTQTRKIATLRQGRSPHSDEEDRHTQTRKIATLRRGRSPHSDEEDRHTQTRKIATLRRGRSPHSDEEDRHTQTRKIATLRRGRSPHSDEEDRHTQTRKIALAGL; this is encoded by the exons ATGTTGACGGACGTTGAG GTGTTGAGAGGTAAGATCCTGAGGGGTCAGGCGAGGAAGATCGCCACACTCAGACGCGGAAGATCGCCACATTCAGACGCGGAAGATCGCCACACTCAGACGCGGAAGATCGCCACACTCAGACGAGGAAGATCGCCACATTCAGACGCGGAAGATCGCCACACTCAGACGAGGAAGATCGCCACACTCAGACGAGGAAGATCGCCACACTCAGACGAGGAAGATCGCCCCACTCAGACGAGGAAGATCGCCACACTCAGACAAGGAAGATCGCCCCACTCAGACGAGGAAGATCGCCACACTCAGACAAGGAAGATCGCCACACTCAGACGAGGAAGATCGCCACACTCAGACGAGAAAGATCGCCACACTCAGACGAGGAAGATCGCCACACTCAGACGAGGAAGATCGCCACACTCAGACGAGGAAGATCGCCCCACTCAGACGAGGAAGATCGCCACACTCAGACAAGGAAGATCGCCCCACTCAGACGAGGAAGATCGCCACACTCAGACAAGGAAGATCGCCACACTCAGACGAGGAAGATCGCCACACTCAGACAAGGAAGATCGCCACACTCAGACGAGGAAGATCGCCCCACTCAGACGAGGAAGATCGCCACACTCAGACAAGGAAGATCGCCCCACTCAGACGAGGAAGATCGCCACACTCAGACAAGGAAGATCGCCACACTCAGACGAGGAAGATCGCCACACTCAGACAAGGAAGATCGCCACACTCAGACGAGGAAGATCGCCCCACTCAGACGAGGAAGATCGCCACACTCAGACAAGGAAGATCGCCACACTCAGACGAGGAAGATCGCCACACTCAGACGAGGAAGATCGCCACACTCAGACAAGGAAGATCGCCACACTCAGACGAGGAAGATCGCCACACTCAGACGAGGAAGATCGCCACACTCAGACGAGGAAGATCGCCCTAGCCGGCCTCTGA